The Primulina huaijiensis isolate GDHJ02 chromosome 12, ASM1229523v2, whole genome shotgun sequence genome has a window encoding:
- the LOC140990126 gene encoding calcineurin B-like protein 4: protein MLNSKHDGVIDSGEFIRSLSIFHPSTPQEERAIFAFKIHDIGKTGFIQKEGIKKMITELLTETNLILSDDIIEDMIDKTFEEEDSERDGKIDLEEWKDFVGRKPSLLKNETIPYLKDLTTAFPSYVLRSEKEEEIVD, encoded by the exons ATGTTAAACTCGAAACACGACGGCGTGATAGATTCCGGGGAGTTCATCAGATCATTGAGCATATTCCATCCCAGTACTCCTCAAGAAGAGAGAGCCATTT TCGCATTTAAGATACACGACATCGGGAAGACTGGCTTCATCCAAAAAGAAGGGATAAAGAAGATGATCACAGAATTGCTTACTGAGACAAACTTGATCCTATCTGATGACATTATTGAAGACATGATAGATAAG ACATTTGAGGAAGAAGATTCAGAAAGAGATGGCAAGATAGACTTAGAAGAGTGGAAAGACTTCGTTGGTCGGAAACCATCATTGTTAAAGAACGAGACAATTCCTTACTTGAA GGACTTGACAACTGCATTTCCTAGTTATGTGCTGAGATCAGAAAAGGAAGAAGAAATTGTCGACTAG